The following DNA comes from Methanobrevibacter sp..
AGCACGTAAGGAAGTATTGAAAAAGATTAATTTTGAAAAGGATTATGGTGTGGATGTAGGTATTGTTATTGATGCTGATGTATTGGGGATTTCAATAACAGAAGTTGATATCGGTGCAATCGAACATGACATGTCTCCACTATCAGACCTGAATCTGATGGCAAATGAAGTTGTAAGAACAATCATAAGCCGTGCCAACAAGTATGGTAGGGTTGTTATGATTGATGACATTGGTTATTACATCAGAATGGCTATTTTAGGATTGTTACTGGTTATTTTAGGATTGTTTACAATATTTTTCGTGAAATTTGTTCCGTTGTCTGTTGGAGTTATAATTTCTGTCATTGGTCTTATAATTGCAATTTACTATATAGTTAAGGTAATTGTGAAATCCATTGTAATGTTTAAAAAGACTCCTCGGGCCAATCTTGTCCGGTCTTTTGTTAAGATTCATTTCCCAATGATTATTTCACTGATTATTTTGATTTTGATGATTTCAACATTCATTGGTGCAGCACACTTTGAACATGGCGTTTTGTCAATTGAGCCTAATTCCAGAAACCTGATTATTTATGCTGATGATTCTCCAAGGGACAATTCAATCACAGTCAGAGGACCATATACTGTTGACAGTGCAATTGAAAACGAATCGGATATGATACGGATGCCGGCAGATGCAATGCTAACGCTCGGTATCAAATATAATGATACGATGGTCATAGGTGATGAAAAATATGTCATAAATGAAACAAGGCCCGGAGAACCGGATGTATTAAGGTTGCCTATTGAAGCTAAAAAGGAATTGAATGTTCAAGATGAATATGTGATACAGAATAGCCGCCTTAAAGAAATATTTTCAGATTCAATCATAACTCATAGTTATGAAAATAACAATATAACAGTCTATGAAAAGTATATAGTTTCATCCAATGATAAAAAAGCATCAAACTATGAAATATTAGTTAATAATGAATCAATACTTACTTCAGCAGGAATATTCAAGCAAAATGCCTCATATAACATAGCCATTGACGGCGAGTATGTTACTTCAATAAAATATCCAGAAAATAAAACATTTATCTATGGTGATGATACTGTAGACATAATATTTAAGGATAATAATATAACTTCAATAAAAATACCTGTTCGTCAAAATCATGGGGATTTCCTGAATTTTGAATTTGAAAAATTACTTGAAGAAAACGAGTAAAAAATAAGTATAAATAACCTTGATTAAAGGTTATTTTTTATCATATGCCTTAACGGCTTCTTCAACATCATCATAAAGTCCAAGTGCAGCTAAAGCACCAACTTTACCTTGCTCCCCTGTAACTGCAATCAATGGAATGTTTAATTCATCTGCAACGGATTCTGCAGTTTCAACATCCATCATTCCGGATTTGGTAGCAATTGAATATTCCCTCAACTTTTCAGGAATGTCTAATCCTTCTAGAATTGCAATTGCAGTTTTATCAGATAATGTATCTCTTTTAAGTATTTCAATAACTTTATCAATCAACTCTTGTTTTTTAGATTCTTCAACAGCAAATGTCAAAGCAATTGAAACACAATTTTGAGTTTTATGAGGATTATGAGGATATAACTGAACAATAATATGATCCAAATATTCGAATCCCAAATCCCTTAGTTCAACACCAAGGTTATGTGCCATAGTCCAAGTGGCTCCAGCATCCTTAACATCGGTATCGTCAACACCGATAACAACCTTTTCAAGTTTAGGTGTTACAACGGTTGCTCTTCCAACCTTTGATCCTCCACCAACATCAAGAAGCTCGATGTATTTTACACCGTCACCCATACCTCTACACATTCCGGCTCCTACACCTGCACCGGCAAGACCTGCATGTGTAACTTTAACTTCATCTCCATCAATAACAATTTCATCGATTCCGGCAGCATTAAAACTTGCCTGCAAGTCAAGAGGGGCACTACCAGCATGACATTTGTAAACATGTTTGTTCCCGTCACGATAAGCGGAATCAATCAATTCTGAATTGTTTCTGTATTGATGCAGTAACCAATGAGACCCTGAAATACAGGGATGGTATTCTACAAGTTCCACCTTGTCTCCATCAACCATAGTAAGTACTTTTTCATATGGTGCAATCCATGGGTCTTGGAATTTTTCTCTTAATTCATCTGGCTTTAGTATTTCCATCAAATCACTAGATTTCTTTTAATCTGTCACACATTTTGATAGCTGCTTCAACAGCACTTTTTGCGTTTTTAACACGTCTGTGAGCATCCATTCTGGTCATACCCGGACCTGTAATTCCAAGTGCTACTGGAGTATCATATTCTAAAGCTAAATCAGCTATTTTACGGGAAGCATGTTGTGCTACAATCTGATCGTGGTCGGTTGCACCTTCAATCACAGCACCGAGAGTGATTATAGCATCGTATTCATCTTTTTGTAATAATTTTTTGATTACAAGAGGCATATCGAATACGCCTGGAACTGCAACTACTTTTGTAATTTCACATCCTCTATTTTTTGCTTCTGCTTTTGCAAGCTCTAACATCATTTGTGTAATATCATAGTTAAATTCAGCAACAACTGCTGCTATTTCATATTTTGCCATTTATATCAATCCTCTTTTTTTTGTTTTATGCGCCACCGCTAAATATAATGAGTAAAAATCCAGCTACCCCACTAACTACCATAATGAATATGATAAAAAGTGCTGCTAATTGCATTCTAGTCATTTTTTTGAAATTCATTTTTTCATATCTCCATTTTTTTTATAAATTATTTTTAACTGCTTCAGCCAGTTCAGTAGTTGATGCTGAACCGCCCAAATCACCAGTTAAAGTATTGGCATCATTTAGAACTTTTAAAATTGCGGCTTCGAATTTATCTGCCGCTGTATTTTCACCTAAATATCTGAGCATCATTATTGATGAAAGCATCATAGCTATTGGATTAGCCTTGTTTTGACCAGCAATATCCGGTGCTGAACCATGAACAGGTTCAAATAAAGCACCTTCTTCACCAATATTGGCGGAAGGTATTAAACCAAGACCACCTACAAGACCTGCTCCTTCATCAGATAATATATCGCCAAATAGATTTGTGGTTACAACCACTTCAAAACTTTCAGGTTGGGTTATAAGATACATTGCAGTTGCATCTACATAAAAGTCCTCAGTTGCAATGTCAGGATAGTCTTTTGCAACTTCATAGAAAATTTCTTTAAATAACCCATCGGTCTTTTTCAATACATTTGCCTTATGAACTGCGGTCACTTTTGTCTTATTATTCTGTTTTGCATACTCAAATGCATATCTTATTATTCGTTCTTCTGCTTTTCTTGTTATTATGCGTCTTGCAATTGCCCCTTCATCAGTATAGGACTCTTCATCGGCAATGTACATTCCTTCAGTATTTTCACGCACAATCATAAAGTCAATGTTGTTGAATAATGAGTTAGTATTAGGATAAGCTTTAACAGGTCTTAAATTAGCAAACATTTTCATTTCTTGTCTGATTTTAACAATAACATCAGCTGCAGTCTCACCTGCTGCACCAAATAAACATGCATCAGAATCTCTAATCATATCTAAAGTTTCATTTGGAAGTGCAGTACCATTTTTCTCGAGGCATTCATCTCCCGCTTCACCGTAAACATATTCGAAATCAATATCTAATGTATTCAAAACATCTAATGTTGCATCCATTACTTCACGGCCAATTCCATCTCCTGGAACAACTGCGATTTTATAACTATTTGTTTTTGAGGTACTCAATTAAACCACCCTGATTTAAAATTTCTAACATGAATGGAGGTAATTTTTTAAATTTAATAGTTTCTCCATTTTCAGATGTTATTGTAGCATTTTCCATATCAACTTCAATTGTCTCTTCATTTTCAACTAATTTGCTAATTCCCGGAGCTTCAAGAAGTGGAACTCCAACATTTGTAGCGTTTCTGTAAAATATTCTTGCAAAGGATTCGGCAATCACTGCAGAAACTCCAACACCTTTTAGTGCGATTGGAGCATGTTCACGTGATGAACCGCATCCAAAGTTTTTACCACCAACAATAAAGTCGCCTTTATTGCATTTTTTGTAAAAATCCGGGTCTAATCCTTCCATACAATGTTGGGCTAATGTTTCTTCATCAGTGTAAATTAAGTATCTTCCAGGAACAATGATGTCTGTATCAATATCGTCTCCAAATTTCCATGCTTTTCCTTTCACAATATCACTCCGGTGCAGTTATTCTTCCTTCAATTGCTGAAGCAGCAGCAACAGCAGCTGAGGATAAGTATACTTTACCATCACTTGAGCCTTGTCTTCCTTTGAAGTTTCTGTTTGAAGTTGAAAGACTTACTTCACCTGGTCCGATAATTCCGGTGTGTCCTCCAAGGCATGGACCACAACAAGGAGCAGATACAAGAGCTCCGGCTTCAACGAATATTTTAAGTAATCCTTCATCCAATGCTTTAAGATAAACTTCTTTAGATGCTGGTATAACTAACATTCTAGTTCCGTTAGCTACTTTTTTACCTTTTAAAACTCTTGCAGCATCTCTCAAGTCACTAAGTCTACCATTAGTACATGAACCTAAAAATACCTGATCGATTTCTGTATCAACCTCACTAACAGGTTTTACATTGTCAACATTGTGAGGACAAGCAATTTGAGGTTCCAAATCATTTACATCAATATCAATTATATTAAGAGAAGGTGAATCCAAATCGGTTTTAAATATTTTATACGGTTTGCTGGAACGTTTTTCAACATAATCGATGGTTTTTCTGTCAGGTTCTACCAAACCTGTTTTTCCACCCATTTCAATGGCCATATTGCACAGCACCATTCTATCTGAAACACTCATGTCAGATACTGTTTCGCCTGCAAATTCACAGGCTTTGTAAGTTGAGCCGTCTGCACCCACTTGGCCAATAATATGCAAAATTACGTCTTTAGCATAAACATTATCTTTCAATTTACCTGTAATATTGAATCTATTGGTTTCAGGCACTTTAAACCATAAGTTTCCTTCAGCAAATACCATAGCCATATCAGTTGAACCGATACCTGTTGCAAATGCACCTAAAGCACCATGAGTGCAAGTATGTGAATCTGCACCTACAATGACTTCTCCAGGTATTACATGACCTTTTTCAGGTAGAATTTGATGACAAACTCCTGCATTAACATCATAAAAATGTTCAATACCTTGTTTTTTAACAAATTCTCTCATAACTATATGATTATTTGCTGAATCGATTGAATCTGCTGGAACCTGATGGTCAAATGGAATTACAATTTTTGATGAATCCCAAACCTTTTCAGCTCCGATTTTTTCAAAAGATTCGACAGAAAGAGGACCGGTTAAATCGTGAGTCATTGCTATATCAATATTTGCTATAATTATATCTCCTGCTTCCACATTTTCTTTTCCGGAAGCTCTAGCTAATATTTTTTCAGACATTGTTGGCATATTTCTAACCTCTCAATAATGATAACTATATATATTTATCAAAATATATAAACTCTCTTTTAATTGCAAATTTTTTTACTTTTTTTAATATTTATATATAATGTTTAACATAAGATTACTCATGAGCAACTCATTTTTTAATAGATTCAAAAAAGAAGAAAAGCCTCCTGTTATTGAAAAACAGGCTCCTGTTTGGGAAGATAGGATTTATTGGGTTTCAACATTACAGAAAATAGCATTTCCAGTTTTGAATAATTTGGCTAGAGGATCACTTAGAAAAAACATGCCATATGAATCAAACAGTACTGAAGGACAGAAATTTACATATCTGGAAGCATTTGCTCGTGTTTTTAATGGTATTGCTCCTTGGTTAGAATTGGGTGCTGATAATTCTGAAGAAGGTCACGTACGTGCAAAATATCTTCAGTTAACCTTAAAATCAATTAAAAATGCTGTTAGTACCAATAGTAATGATTATATTTTTGTTGTTGAACCAAAACAATCTTTAGTTGATGTTGCTTTATTTGCTCAAGGATTACTCAGAGCTAAAACCCAAATTTGGCTTAATTTACCAATGGATGTTCAGGCTAGAATTATTCGTGAATTAAAAAATACTAGAATTATAGCTCCTTATGAAAATCATTGGTTATTGTTTACTTCAATGATTGAAGCTGCTCTTTTAGAATTCACTGGTGAATGTGATAAAGAGAGATTGATTTATGCTATTTCTAAGTTCAGAGATGAATTATATGTAGGGGATGCAATCTACTCCGATGGTGAAGATTTTGAAGTGGGATACTTTAACAGTCTCGTTATTCATCCGATGCTTAATGATATTTTAACCGTAATGAGAAAATACGGTCTTCAAGATGGAGAATTTTTAGACGTTCAATTAATGAGGTCTTCAAGATTATCTTCTCAGCTTGAAAGATTAATTTCACCTGAAGGAACATATCCTCTTTTGGGAAAAGCATTATCATATCGCTGTGGAGTATTTCATTTGCTTTCACAGGCCGCACTTTTAAAAATATTGCCTAGAAATATTTCACCAGCACAGGTTAGATGCGCTCTTACAAAGGTTATTCAAAGACAATTCACCGGAAACCAGAATTTTTCTAGCGAAGGATGGTTACTTTGCGGTTTAAATGCATCACAGATGGAAATCTGTGAGGATAATATCAATACTGGAAGTTTATATGCATGCTGTGCAATATTCCTGCCTTTAGGATTAAGAGCGGATGATGTATTCTGGAAGGCACCATCTGAAGAGTGGAGTAGTCAAAAAGCTTGGAATGGCCATCAAATACACTCAGACCAATCAATTAATTTTTAATTCAACTCATATAAGTTCCCGTAATTATATAATTTAATTTCTGGAGGAACTTCTTTTATTATATTTTTTGTGTCAAATATTACTGGATTTTTAGTGTTTTCTTTTATTAAATCGTAATCGATGTGTTTAAATTCATCATGGTCACATAAAACCAGAATTAGGTCGGCATCTTTTGTGGCCTCATCTAAACTTACAAAATTAGGATTGTCAATGTGAGGGTCATGAATAGCTATTTTATAATCATTACTTAATTTGGATATAATTTCATATGCTGGACTTTCCCTGTCATCTCCGGTATTTCCTTTATATGAAACACCTAGTATTGCGATTTTACCGTCTGAAATTATCTTTTTCACATTTTCACAGACAAAATCTGGCATTGAATTGTTTGTATCACGTGCCAGCTTAATGATTTTTGCTGTTTCTGGAGCTTTGGCATAAATAAAATATGGATCAATTGCAAGGCAATGTCCTCCAACTCCAGGTCCTGGGGAGTGAAGATTAACTCTAGGATGTTTATTTGCCATTTCAATAACATCTAATGCATTTACACCAATTTCAGCACAAATTTTTGCAAGTTCATTTGCAAGGGCTATGTTAACATCTCTGAAGGTATTTTCCATGCATTTTGAAAGTTCTGCTGTTTTTGCTTCAGTAAGCATCAAATCTCCTTCAACGAACTGACCGTAAACTTCACTGGCTTTAACTGCACATTCAGGTGTTACTCCACCTATTATTCTGTCATTATGTATTAATTCGTCGATTATTTTTCCAGGTAGTACTCTTTCAGGACAATGTGCAAGATATAAGTCCTTTCCTATTGTAAAACCTGCTTTTTCAAAAATAGGTTTTATCACTTCGTCTGTTGACATTGGAGCTATTGTTGATTCAACAATAACAGTATTTCCCTTTTCAAGATAAGGTAAAATTGATTCACATGCTGTTATTACATAACTTAAATCGCAGCTATAATTTTCAACAATATATGGTGTCGGTACGGTGATTATGAAAGCATCAGCTTTTTGAGGGGTTAGACTAGCTTTGTATACTTTTTTTTCCACTGCTTTTTTGATAATGTCGGATATTCCTGGCTCTTCAATATGTATAATTCCATTATTTAAGTTATTAATCATTTCTTCAGAAATGTCTACTCCGACTACTTCGCAGTGATTACGAGAAAAAAGTGCTGCAGTCGGAAGTCCAATGTAGCCTTGACCAATAATACACACTTTCATAATTTCTAACTCCCTTGTTTAAATATTACATATAAATATATATAGAAACTAATATTAAAGTTTTAAGTGATATTATGAAGATTTTAATTACAGGTTCTAATGGAATGTTGGGCCATGATTTAATAAAAGTTTTGGAAGAAAATAATGAATTGATTCTTACAACTTCTAAAACATTTGATATTACAGATAAAAAGCAAACAATGGATTATATTTGTGATACCAAACCGGACATAGTTATTAATTCGGCGGCTTACACTGATGTTGACGGTTGTGAGCAAAATCAGGACCTTGCATATGCGGTTAATGGAGATGGTGTTCGTAATTTGGCACTAGCTTGCAGAGAAATTGATTGTCCATTGGTTCATATCAGCACTGATTATGTATTTGATGGCAGTGCACGTGATCCTATTGCAGAGGATGGTGAAATAGGTCCTATAAGCGTTTATGGTAAAAGCAAGCTTAAAGGTGAAGAAGCTATCTTGGAAATACTTGATAAATATTTCATTGTCAGGACAGCTTGGCTATATGGAATTAATGGCCGTAATTTTCCTAAAACAATGCTTGAATTAGCTCAAAACCACTCTGAAATAACTGTTGTTTATGATGAAGTTGGTACTCCTACATATACTCCCGATTTAGCTTATGGAATTTCTCAATTGATTGAAACAGATTATTATGGAACTTACCATCTGACTAATTCCGGAAGTTGCTCATGGTGTGAATTTGCAAGATATATTTTTGAGATTGCTGATAAGGATGTAAAGGTTATTCCAGTAACTGCATCTGAATTTGCAAGACCTGCACCAAGACCAAGCTATTCAGTTTTAAATAATAAACAATGGGTTGAAAATGGTTTTAAACCTCTTAGAAATTATAAAGAAGCGATAAAAGAATATATTGAGTTGATTAAATGAATAAAAAATTTATTTTAGTCATTGCATTAATCATTGCTTTATTTGGTATTTCTGCAGTTAGTGCAGGTTTTTTTGACTTTTTAAAGTTTGATGATGGTGCAAGTGACATAAATGTAGTGGAAGACGGAGAATATTGTACAGTTGATGAAGTTTCAGCTTATATTAAGGAATTTCACAAACTTCCAAGTAATTATATCACAAAAAAACAAGCCAATGCATTAGGCTGGCATGGAGGCCCACTTAAAAAATATGCACCGGGAAAAAGTATTGGTGGGGATACATTTACAAACAGGCAGCATATACTTCCTGACAGTGATGATAAATACATTGAATGTGATATTAATGCAAATGGAACCAGTCGTGGTGCAGAAAGAATAGTCTACAATACCGGTGATTATAAAGTGTACTATACTGACGATCATTACGCTACATTCACAGAGGTTTAAAATGATTTTAGATGGTAAATTAATTAACCAGCAGGGGCATGATTATTTGATGGAGGCTTTAAATTTGCCGGATTATTACGGTAAAAATCTTGATGCATTATATGATTGTCTTTGTGAGATGGAATGTGAAATCGAATTGACTAATTCTTGTGAAATCGATAAGGATATTCTTGACACATTTCAAGATGCTGCTGATGAAAACAAATTTTTAAAATTTAAAATAATATAAAAAACAAAGTGATTATTATGAAAGGTATAGTTCTAGCAGGCGGTTCAGGAACTCGTTTATATCCTATTACTAAGGCTGTTTCAAAACAGTTATTGCCACTATATGACAAACCGATGATTTATTATCCAATTTCTGTTCTTATGCTTGCAGGAATCAAAGAAATATTAATTATATCCACTCCTCGCGATTTACCAATGTATAAAGATTTGTTGGGAGACGGATCCAGTTTGGGAATCAAATTTGAATATGCCGTTCAGGAAAATCCTAACGGCCTTGCAGAAGCATTCATCATTGGTGAAGACTTCATTGGAAATGATAATGTTGCACTTATTTTGGGAGACAACATTTTTCACGGACACAGATTCACAGAAATTCTTGAAAGGGCAATCAATCTTGATGAAGGAGCAGTAATATTTGGATATTATACTAATAATCCTGAAGCGTTTGGTGTTGTTGAATTTGATGATGATTGGAATGTTTTATCAATAGAAGAAAAACCAGAAAAGCCAAAATCAAATTATATTGTTCCAGGTCTTTATTTCTATGATAATGATGTAATAGAAATTGCTAAAAATGTTAAACCGTCCGACAGAGGGGAAGTTGAAATCACTTCTGTAAATGAGGAATACTTAAAACGCGGAAAACTTAAAGTTGAACTTCTCGGAAGGGGTATGGCCTGGCTTGATACCGGAACTCATGAAGGACTACTTGAAGCGGCCAATTTCATAGAAACAGTTCAAAAAAGACAAAGTTTATACATCGCTTGTCTGGAAGAAATTGCTTATCTTAAAGGATACATTGATGATAATCAGTTATTAAAAACTGCTGAAGAACTTAAAAAAACCGATTATGGTCAATATTTATTTAATTTAGTTAAAAGGTGATTTTGTGGGAAAGTTTAATTTTATTGACACCGGAATTGAGGGTATGTTTGTTGTTGAACCTACTGTTTTTGAGGATAACAGAGGATATTTTATGGAAACATACCAGGAAAACGATTTTAAAGAAGCGGGTTATGATTTAACTTTTGTTCAGGATAATCAATCAAAATCAAGTAAAGGTGTATTAAGGGGTCTGCATTTACAATTAAATTATCCTCAAGGTAAATTGGTCCGTGTCATTAAAGGGGAAGTATTCGATGTTGGAGTTGACCTTAGAAGCGATTCACCAACTTACGGTAAATGGTATGGTGAAATATTGTCTGAAGACAATAAGAAACAATTGTATATTCCTCCAAAATTTGCACATGGATTTTTAGTACTTTCTGATGAAGCAGAATTTTTATATAAATGTACAGAGTTTTATCATGGCGAAGATGAGAGCGGAATCATGTGGAATGATGAGGATATTGCTATTGACTGGCCATTGGATGGCATTGATGAAATAATATTATCCGATAAAGATAAAGAGTGGAAAACCTTAAAAGAATCAAATATTAAATATTAGGGATTATTATGACAAATATTTTAGTTACTGGCGGAGCAGGTTTTATAGGAAGTAATTTTGTAAGATATATGGTGAATAAATACTCAGATTATCATATAATCAATTTGGATGCTCTAACTTATTGCGGAAATCTTGAAAACTTAAAAGATATTGAAGATAAAGACAATTATACTTTTGTTAAGGGTGACATTAGGGATAAAGAAATTGTAGATGATCTGGTTAAGAAATCTGATTATGTAATTAATTTTGCTGCTGAAAGCCACGTTGATAGGAGTATAGAAGACCCTGAGATATTTATTAAATCAAACGTGTTGGGCACACAAGTTCTTTTAAATGCCTCTAAGGAATACGGTGTTGAGAAATATATCCAAATATCCACTGATGAAGTTTATGGAACATTGGGAAAAACCGGATATTTCACTGAAACTACTCCTCTACAACCTAATAGTCCTTATTCAGCTTCTAAAGCTGGTGGAGATTTAATCACAAGGGCATACTTTGAAACATTTGATTTGCCTATAAATATTACTCGCTGTTCAAATAATTATGGGCCGTATCAGTTTCCAGAAAAACTAATTCCTCTAATGATTTCTAATACATTGGAGGATAAGAAATTACCTGTTTATGGTGACGGTAAAAATATT
Coding sequences within:
- a CDS encoding glycosyltransferase gives rise to the protein MYWFLVIIVFLLAGIKSEKPKKYQKVSVIIPAYNEEETVSKVIEVVSKVSFVDEIIVVNDGSSDNTEAEATKTGAIVINHETNKGKGEALYTGYKEAECDIIAFIDADIYNLTSRKVEAMIKPILDGKTDITKTKFSRASGRVTELTAKPLLNFFFPEISFEQPLSGQFAARKEVLKKINFEKDYGVDVGIVIDADVLGISITEVDIGAIEHDMSPLSDLNLMANEVVRTIISRANKYGRVVMIDDIGYYIRMAILGLLLVILGLFTIFFVKFVPLSVGVIISVIGLIIAIYYIVKVIVKSIVMFKKTPRANLVRSFVKIHFPMIISLIILILMISTFIGAAHFEHGVLSIEPNSRNLIIYADDSPRDNSITVRGPYTVDSAIENESDMIRMPADAMLTLGIKYNDTMVIGDEKYVINETRPGEPDVLRLPIEAKKELNVQDEYVIQNSRLKEIFSDSIITHSYENNNITVYEKYIVSSNDKKASNYEILVNNESILTSAGIFKQNASYNIAIDGEYVTSIKYPENKTFIYGDDTVDIIFKDNNITSIKIPVRQNHGDFLNFEFEKLLEENE
- the mmp11 gene encoding methanogenesis marker protein 11, yielding MEILKPDELREKFQDPWIAPYEKVLTMVDGDKVELVEYHPCISGSHWLLHQYRNNSELIDSAYRDGNKHVYKCHAGSAPLDLQASFNAAGIDEIVIDGDEVKVTHAGLAGAGVGAGMCRGMGDGVKYIELLDVGGGSKVGRATVVTPKLEKVVIGVDDTDVKDAGATWTMAHNLGVELRDLGFEYLDHIIVQLYPHNPHKTQNCVSIALTFAVEESKKQELIDKVIEILKRDTLSDKTAIAILEGLDIPEKLREYSIATKSGMMDVETAESVADELNIPLIAVTGEQGKVGALAALGLYDDVEEAVKAYDKK
- the ribH gene encoding 6,7-dimethyl-8-ribityllumazine synthase, whose translation is MAKYEIAAVVAEFNYDITQMMLELAKAEAKNRGCEITKVVAVPGVFDMPLVIKKLLQKDEYDAIITLGAVIEGATDHDQIVAQHASRKIADLALEYDTPVALGITGPGMTRMDAHRRVKNAKSAVEAAIKMCDRLKEI
- a CDS encoding isocitrate/isopropylmalate family dehydrogenase, which gives rise to MSTSKTNSYKIAVVPGDGIGREVMDATLDVLNTLDIDFEYVYGEAGDECLEKNGTALPNETLDMIRDSDACLFGAAGETAADVIVKIRQEMKMFANLRPVKAYPNTNSLFNNIDFMIVRENTEGMYIADEESYTDEGAIARRIITRKAEERIIRYAFEYAKQNNKTKVTAVHKANVLKKTDGLFKEIFYEVAKDYPDIATEDFYVDATAMYLITQPESFEVVVTTNLFGDILSDEGAGLVGGLGLIPSANIGEEGALFEPVHGSAPDIAGQNKANPIAMMLSSIMMLRYLGENTAADKFEAAILKVLNDANTLTGDLGGSASTTELAEAVKNNL
- a CDS encoding 3-isopropylmalate dehydratase small subunit; the protein is MKGKAWKFGDDIDTDIIVPGRYLIYTDEETLAQHCMEGLDPDFYKKCNKGDFIVGGKNFGCGSSREHAPIALKGVGVSAVIAESFARIFYRNATNVGVPLLEAPGISKLVENEETIEVDMENATITSENGETIKFKKLPPFMLEILNQGGLIEYLKNK
- the hacA gene encoding homoaconitase large subunit; translation: MPTMSEKILARASGKENVEAGDIIIANIDIAMTHDLTGPLSVESFEKIGAEKVWDSSKIVIPFDHQVPADSIDSANNHIVMREFVKKQGIEHFYDVNAGVCHQILPEKGHVIPGEVIVGADSHTCTHGALGAFATGIGSTDMAMVFAEGNLWFKVPETNRFNITGKLKDNVYAKDVILHIIGQVGADGSTYKACEFAGETVSDMSVSDRMVLCNMAIEMGGKTGLVEPDRKTIDYVEKRSSKPYKIFKTDLDSPSLNIIDIDVNDLEPQIACPHNVDNVKPVSEVDTEIDQVFLGSCTNGRLSDLRDAARVLKGKKVANGTRMLVIPASKEVYLKALDEGLLKIFVEAGALVSAPCCGPCLGGHTGIIGPGEVSLSTSNRNFKGRQGSSDGKVYLSSAAVAAASAIEGRITAPE
- a CDS encoding DUF2264 domain-containing protein, whose translation is MFNIRLLMSNSFFNRFKKEEKPPVIEKQAPVWEDRIYWVSTLQKIAFPVLNNLARGSLRKNMPYESNSTEGQKFTYLEAFARVFNGIAPWLELGADNSEEGHVRAKYLQLTLKSIKNAVSTNSNDYIFVVEPKQSLVDVALFAQGLLRAKTQIWLNLPMDVQARIIRELKNTRIIAPYENHWLLFTSMIEAALLEFTGECDKERLIYAISKFRDELYVGDAIYSDGEDFEVGYFNSLVIHPMLNDILTVMRKYGLQDGEFLDVQLMRSSRLSSQLERLISPEGTYPLLGKALSYRCGVFHLLSQAALLKILPRNISPAQVRCALTKVIQRQFTGNQNFSSEGWLLCGLNASQMEICEDNINTGSLYACCAIFLPLGLRADDVFWKAPSEEWSSQKAWNGHQIHSDQSINF
- a CDS encoding nucleotide sugar dehydrogenase, yielding MKVCIIGQGYIGLPTAALFSRNHCEVVGVDISEEMINNLNNGIIHIEEPGISDIIKKAVEKKVYKASLTPQKADAFIITVPTPYIVENYSCDLSYVITACESILPYLEKGNTVIVESTIAPMSTDEVIKPIFEKAGFTIGKDLYLAHCPERVLPGKIIDELIHNDRIIGGVTPECAVKASEVYGQFVEGDLMLTEAKTAELSKCMENTFRDVNIALANELAKICAEIGVNALDVIEMANKHPRVNLHSPGPGVGGHCLAIDPYFIYAKAPETAKIIKLARDTNNSMPDFVCENVKKIISDGKIAILGVSYKGNTGDDRESPAYEIISKLSNDYKIAIHDPHIDNPNFVSLDEATKDADLILVLCDHDEFKHIDYDLIKENTKNPVIFDTKNIIKEVPPEIKLYNYGNLYELN
- the rfbD gene encoding dTDP-4-dehydrorhamnose reductase, producing MKILITGSNGMLGHDLIKVLEENNELILTTSKTFDITDKKQTMDYICDTKPDIVINSAAYTDVDGCEQNQDLAYAVNGDGVRNLALACREIDCPLVHISTDYVFDGSARDPIAEDGEIGPISVYGKSKLKGEEAILEILDKYFIVRTAWLYGINGRNFPKTMLELAQNHSEITVVYDEVGTPTYTPDLAYGISQLIETDYYGTYHLTNSGSCSWCEFARYIFEIADKDVKVIPVTASEFARPAPRPSYSVLNNKQWVENGFKPLRNYKEAIKEYIELIK
- a CDS encoding ribonuclease domain-containing protein; its protein translation is MNKKFILVIALIIALFGISAVSAGFFDFLKFDDGASDINVVEDGEYCTVDEVSAYIKEFHKLPSNYITKKQANALGWHGGPLKKYAPGKSIGGDTFTNRQHILPDSDDKYIECDINANGTSRGAERIVYNTGDYKVYYTDDHYATFTEV
- a CDS encoding barstar family protein, which translates into the protein MILDGKLINQQGHDYLMEALNLPDYYGKNLDALYDCLCEMECEIELTNSCEIDKDILDTFQDAADENKFLKFKII